The Staphylococcus carnosus genome has a segment encoding these proteins:
- the addA gene encoding helicase-exonuclease AddAB subunit AddA — MIPEKPNDVIWTDDQWKSIYAKGQDTLVAAAAGSGKTAVLVERIIQRILRDEIDVDRLLVVTFTNLSAREMKHRVEKRIQKASLEDPSNTHLKNQRVKIHQAQISTLHSFCLKLIQQHYDVLDIDPNFRTSSEAENILLLEQTIDEVLEKYYAELNPAFIDLSEQLSSDRSDERLRQIIKSVYYFAVANPQPEQWLKSLVSPYKDNQAQDEFLELLMNLAKVFMNTALENLNKSFDLYSELAGCDKQLEVIEDERAFIARAMEGGILNTELISKHSFISRFPSATKKIKEANDGNLELLESAKAYYDDYKGAVEKVQQDYFSRSAEDLKADMAKLAPRVEVLSQITRDVIDTFSKKKRSRNILDFSDYEHFALKILMNEDGTPTDLAKHYRNGFDEILVDEYQDTNRVQEQILSCIKRGDETDGNLFMVGDVKQSIYKFRQADPSLFIEKYSRFSHDGTTGMRIDLSQNFRSRPEVLSTTNYLFKHMMDESVGEIIYDEAAQLYYGAPFDDKPHPLNLNVMVEDKESELTGTEQEAEYIANQVEEIMNHREVYDMGTGSYRKPSYKDIVILERGYNRSRELQQAFKNRDIPFHVNSKEGYFEQTEVRLVLSFLRTVDNPLQDIYLVGLMRSVIYQFTEDELARIRVTSPNDDYFYQSIQHYLKTKEADPDLVAKLQDFLKDLKFYQEFSLEHPVYQLIDRFYNNRLVIQYFSGMIGGKGRRANLYGLYNKAIEFENSSFRGLFQFIRFIDELIDRGKDFGEENVVGPNDDVVRMMTIHASKGLEFPFVIYSGLSKSFNRSDLYKPVILNQKYGMGMTYFDVEKDFAFPSLASVTLRAITEKEMISEEMRLMYVALTRAKEQLFLVGRVKAEKELDKMLNTAISNNMLPMSYRLEVKNPLQLIYAILAKYQANHLTNDLKFERNIDELDDAIHPYAEIHIDEYSDIAQDIHQNEDEEFRTVNDIVNYQSTNTERQQAIETQLDYQYPYQKDVVKPTKQSVSELKRQLETEETGTSYERVRQYQLGASTYERPKFMRQHKKRKANEIGTLMHTVMQHLPFKEERMTSAELDEYIDGLIEKNIIEDDAKPDIRMDEVMNFIKSDLYLEIAQSDQIMREMPFVVNQSKVDHQMNDDEDVSIIQGMIDLIYRKDNQYYFVDYKTDTFNQRRGVSDEELGEQLKARYKIQMYYYRSALETILQKEVKGYLYFFKFGTLSLEETEKH, encoded by the coding sequence ATGATACCGGAGAAACCCAATGATGTCATCTGGACAGATGATCAATGGAAAAGTATTTATGCCAAAGGTCAAGATACATTAGTTGCTGCAGCTGCAGGTTCAGGTAAAACAGCGGTACTCGTTGAGCGTATCATTCAACGTATACTCCGCGATGAAATAGATGTAGACCGCTTGTTAGTGGTTACATTTACCAATCTCAGTGCACGAGAAATGAAACATAGGGTTGAAAAGCGTATTCAAAAAGCTTCTTTAGAAGACCCCAGCAATACACACTTAAAAAACCAAAGAGTTAAAATTCATCAAGCGCAAATTTCTACTTTGCATAGCTTCTGTTTGAAATTGATTCAACAACATTATGATGTGTTAGATATTGATCCTAACTTCAGAACGAGTAGCGAAGCAGAAAATATCTTATTATTAGAACAAACCATCGATGAAGTATTGGAAAAGTATTATGCAGAATTGAATCCTGCCTTTATTGATTTATCAGAACAACTTTCATCAGACCGCAGTGATGAGCGTTTAAGACAAATTATCAAAAGTGTTTATTATTTTGCAGTAGCTAACCCTCAACCTGAACAATGGTTGAAGTCATTAGTATCACCTTATAAAGATAATCAAGCACAAGATGAGTTTTTGGAATTATTGATGAATCTAGCGAAAGTGTTTATGAATACAGCATTAGAAAATCTTAATAAAAGTTTTGATTTATATAGTGAACTTGCTGGTTGCGATAAACAATTAGAAGTTATAGAAGATGAACGTGCTTTCATAGCGCGTGCAATGGAAGGCGGCATCTTGAATACAGAATTAATCAGCAAACATAGTTTTATATCTCGCTTCCCGAGTGCCACTAAGAAAATTAAAGAAGCAAATGATGGTAATCTTGAATTATTAGAGAGTGCCAAGGCGTATTATGATGACTATAAAGGTGCAGTAGAAAAAGTACAGCAAGATTATTTTTCACGTTCAGCTGAAGATTTAAAAGCAGATATGGCAAAATTAGCACCTCGTGTAGAAGTGCTTTCTCAAATCACTAGAGATGTCATTGATACATTTTCTAAGAAGAAAAGAAGTAGAAATATCTTAGATTTCTCAGATTATGAACATTTTGCTTTGAAAATTTTAATGAATGAAGATGGAACTCCAACAGACCTGGCTAAACATTATCGAAATGGTTTTGATGAAATTCTGGTCGATGAATATCAAGATACTAACCGTGTACAAGAACAGATTTTGAGTTGTATTAAACGCGGTGATGAAACAGATGGCAACTTATTCATGGTAGGTGACGTGAAGCAATCGATTTATAAATTCAGACAAGCAGATCCAAGTTTGTTTATCGAAAAATATTCTCGATTTTCACATGACGGTACAACTGGAATGCGTATTGATTTATCACAAAATTTCCGTTCACGTCCTGAAGTGCTTTCAACAACCAATTATCTCTTTAAACATATGATGGATGAATCAGTCGGTGAGATTATTTATGATGAAGCCGCACAATTATATTATGGTGCACCTTTTGATGATAAACCGCATCCTTTAAATTTAAATGTCATGGTGGAAGATAAAGAATCAGAATTAACAGGAACAGAACAAGAAGCGGAATATATTGCAAACCAAGTTGAAGAGATAATGAACCATCGTGAAGTATATGATATGGGAACAGGTTCTTACCGCAAACCATCGTATAAGGATATTGTTATACTAGAACGTGGTTATAATCGTTCAAGAGAATTGCAGCAAGCGTTTAAAAATAGAGATATACCATTTCATGTCAACAGTAAAGAAGGTTATTTTGAACAAACAGAAGTGCGTTTAGTATTATCATTTTTAAGAACAGTCGATAATCCGCTTCAAGATATCTATCTTGTTGGATTGATGCGTTCTGTCATCTACCAATTTACCGAAGACGAATTAGCACGTATCAGAGTAACAAGTCCAAACGATGATTATTTCTATCAATCAATCCAACACTATTTAAAAACTAAAGAAGCAGACCCGGATTTAGTCGCAAAACTTCAAGATTTCCTTAAAGATTTGAAGTTTTACCAAGAATTCAGCTTAGAACACCCAGTTTATCAACTAATTGATCGTTTTTATAATAACCGCTTAGTCATTCAATATTTCAGCGGCATGATAGGCGGTAAAGGACGTCGTGCCAACTTATATGGTTTGTATAACAAAGCCATTGAATTTGAAAACTCTAGTTTTAGAGGACTCTTCCAATTTATACGTTTTATTGATGAATTGATTGATCGCGGAAAAGATTTTGGTGAAGAAAATGTAGTGGGACCTAATGATGATGTAGTCAGAATGATGACTATACATGCCAGTAAAGGTCTAGAATTTCCATTTGTGATTTATTCAGGATTGAGCAAGTCCTTTAATCGTAGTGATTTATACAAACCCGTTATTTTAAATCAAAAATACGGAATGGGAATGACTTATTTTGATGTTGAAAAAGACTTTGCATTTCCTTCTCTAGCATCTGTAACTTTACGTGCGATAACTGAAAAAGAAATGATTTCTGAAGAAATGCGTTTAATGTATGTGGCGTTGACACGTGCAAAAGAACAGCTTTTCCTTGTCGGACGTGTGAAAGCAGAAAAAGAATTAGATAAGATGTTGAACACTGCTATTTCAAATAACATGCTGCCAATGAGTTATCGTTTAGAAGTAAAAAATCCGTTGCAGCTCATTTATGCGATACTGGCGAAATATCAAGCCAATCATCTAACAAATGATTTGAAATTTGAACGCAATATTGATGAGTTGGATGATGCGATTCATCCTTATGCTGAAATTCATATTGATGAATATAGTGATATTGCTCAAGATATTCATCAAAACGAAGATGAAGAATTCCGTACAGTAAATGATATTGTAAACTATCAATCTACGAATACAGAAAGACAACAAGCGATAGAAACACAATTAGATTACCAATATCCTTACCAAAAAGACGTTGTTAAACCAACCAAACAATCTGTATCTGAGCTGAAACGCCAATTGGAAACAGAAGAAACAGGAACAAGTTATGAACGCGTGCGTCAATATCAATTAGGTGCGTCGACATATGAACGTCCAAAATTCATGAGACAGCATAAGAAACGTAAAGCAAATGAAATTGGTACATTAATGCATACGGTCATGCAGCATCTTCCATTTAAAGAAGAAAGAATGACAAGTGCTGAATTAGATGAATATATTGATGGACTGATTGAAAAGAACATTATTGAAGACGATGCTAAGCCAGATATACGGATGGATGAAGTCATGAATTTCATTAAAAGTGATTTATATCTTGAAATCGCACAAAGTGATCAAATCATGAGAGAAATGCCATTTGTGGTTAACCAATCAAAAGTTGATCATCAAATGAATGATGATGAAGATGTTTCCATTATTCAAGGGATGATTGATTTAATTTATCGAAAAGATAATCAGTATTACTTTGTCGACTATAAAACAGATACGTTTAATCAACGTCGAGGTGTATCAGACGAAGAACTTGGTGAACAATTGAAAGCACGTTATAAAATACAAATGTATTATTATCGATCAGCTTTAGAAACAATTTTACAAAAAGAAGTAAAAGGGTATTTATACTTCTTTAAATTTGGAACATTATCATTAGAAGAAACCGAAAAACATTAA
- the addB gene encoding helicase-exonuclease AddAB subunit AddB, translating to MSQLNAYIGRAGTGKSHAMLDEIKTKMKQDPLGDPIIIIAPTQSTFQLEQDFVKDPELNGSLRTEVLHFERLSHRIFQEIGGLTEEYASKGALEMMIFDILQSHRSELNLYQSQTKYYGFSAKLSEQIQDFKKYAVSPEQLEQFISENPLQTRTQDKLHDIALVYRHLEERLADNFVSSEDTLYKFIEKMGESKWLKRAEIYIDGFHNFSTLEYQIIEKLAQCAKSVSILLTTNGDKDPFSLFRKTSSTLTHIEEIAQRQNIDFNLRRFTKQERFENRDLSHLEHSFNEVFFDKAAAEGNINILETSNVREEVNAIARDIIRKAREENIRFQDVAVLYRDETYAHLMESVFPEFDIPFNIDTKKSMTHHPVMEMIRSLLEVIESKWSFEPLMRLFKTQVLTKKFKDNRYLTDILENYVLERGIYGQRWLDDKYFKIEQFNLMGLKRQPMTEETEADYQRVIDLKNYVIDKILRFEKALAEADTAETYAAAFYEAFEQFNLPSQLMTERDELDLAGEHQQAEELDQVWNGFIQTLDDLATVFGNREMTQKRFLELFDVGLEQLEFVMIPQTLDQVSIGSMDLAKVDNKKHIYMLGMNDGTMPQAISNSGLISDDEKKYFQEETQLELSPTADVLQMDEAFVCYIAMTRASTHVTFSYSLMGLNNDDKEVSPFIQNIRDLYTNLDVLNVQYAAQHNPLTVMEHPHQTKIALFEELQSWLNHELTAETWLEAYQAMLHNERLSRGLQYLTSALTFDNKTIQLNQSLSKALYGDKINASVSRFEGYQQCPFKHYTSHGLRLNERTKYKLENFDLGDIFHSVLKYIADKIHGDFRNLTDASIRKLTQEALENILPEVQYNLLNSSAYYRYMSVRIGAIVQSTLTALKYQGTFSKFRPQAFEKSFRKNPKSNEQLAAESLYTSQGISINIRGQIDRIDTFNSKDRSFVNIIDYKSSGYSGTLDLTKVYYGLQMQMMTYMDVVLQNKERLNLAETTEPGGLLYFHVHEPRVNFANWAEMDEDKRQEELLKSFKLNGLINSDPEVLDAEDTRLEPKFKSDIVPIDVGAKGNLNKSSKVADSQTIYKFIEHNKNNFIQIASDIMDGHTQVAPMKYKQKLPCEYCNYRSVCHVDGMIDSKKYRTVDESINPIDLLNQESDEDDEE from the coding sequence GTGAGTCAATTAAATGCATATATTGGACGAGCAGGCACGGGTAAATCGCATGCTATGCTTGATGAAATCAAAACGAAAATGAAACAAGATCCGCTTGGGGATCCTATCATTATCATTGCACCAACGCAAAGTACATTCCAGCTGGAACAAGACTTTGTTAAAGATCCGGAACTTAATGGCAGTTTACGAACAGAAGTGCTGCACTTTGAGCGGTTGAGTCATCGTATTTTTCAAGAAATTGGTGGTTTGACTGAAGAATATGCCTCTAAGGGTGCGCTAGAAATGATGATTTTTGATATTTTGCAATCCCATCGCTCTGAACTGAATTTATATCAATCTCAAACAAAATATTATGGGTTCAGTGCCAAGTTAAGTGAACAAATTCAAGATTTTAAAAAGTATGCTGTTTCTCCCGAACAACTCGAACAGTTTATTTCTGAAAACCCACTTCAAACAAGAACGCAAGATAAATTACATGACATTGCTTTAGTTTATCGACATTTAGAAGAGCGTTTAGCCGATAATTTTGTATCCTCTGAAGATACACTCTATAAGTTCATAGAAAAAATGGGTGAATCAAAATGGTTGAAAAGAGCAGAAATTTATATTGACGGCTTCCATAACTTTTCAACACTTGAATATCAGATTATAGAAAAACTAGCACAGTGTGCAAAATCAGTCAGCATCTTACTTACAACAAATGGTGATAAAGACCCATTTAGTTTATTCCGAAAAACATCTTCTACTCTCACACATATAGAAGAAATTGCACAAAGACAAAATATCGATTTCAATTTACGACGATTTACAAAACAAGAAAGATTTGAAAATCGAGATTTGAGTCATTTAGAACATTCATTTAATGAAGTGTTCTTTGATAAAGCTGCAGCTGAAGGCAATATAAATATTTTAGAAACTTCAAATGTGCGTGAAGAAGTTAATGCGATTGCAAGAGACATTATTCGAAAAGCACGAGAAGAAAATATTCGTTTCCAAGATGTCGCTGTGCTTTATCGCGATGAAACTTATGCACATCTCATGGAAAGTGTGTTCCCAGAATTTGATATTCCTTTCAATATCGATACAAAGAAATCTATGACACATCATCCTGTGATGGAAATGATTCGTTCTTTATTAGAAGTAATTGAATCAAAATGGAGTTTTGAACCTTTAATGCGTTTATTTAAAACGCAAGTATTAACTAAAAAATTTAAGGATAATCGATATCTTACAGATATTTTAGAGAATTATGTTTTAGAACGTGGTATCTATGGACAACGCTGGCTTGATGATAAATATTTTAAAATTGAGCAATTCAATCTAATGGGATTAAAACGTCAACCTATGACTGAGGAAACAGAAGCGGATTATCAGCGTGTGATTGATTTGAAAAATTATGTCATAGATAAAATATTACGTTTTGAAAAAGCATTAGCTGAGGCAGACACTGCTGAAACATATGCAGCAGCTTTTTATGAAGCATTTGAGCAATTCAACTTGCCGAGTCAGTTAATGACAGAGCGTGATGAATTGGACTTAGCAGGAGAACATCAACAAGCTGAAGAATTAGATCAAGTTTGGAATGGTTTTATCCAAACTTTAGATGATTTAGCTACTGTTTTCGGCAATAGAGAGATGACGCAAAAACGTTTTCTTGAATTGTTTGATGTCGGTTTAGAACAATTAGAATTTGTAATGATTCCGCAAACATTGGACCAAGTCAGTATCGGTAGTATGGACTTGGCCAAAGTAGATAATAAGAAACATATCTATATGTTAGGTATGAATGATGGCACTATGCCGCAAGCAATCTCTAATTCAGGTTTGATTAGTGATGATGAAAAGAAATATTTCCAAGAAGAAACACAGCTTGAATTAAGTCCCACTGCTGATGTATTGCAGATGGATGAGGCATTTGTATGCTATATTGCTATGACACGTGCTTCAACACATGTCACATTTTCTTATAGTTTGATGGGATTGAATAATGACGATAAGGAAGTCAGCCCATTTATTCAAAACATTCGAGACCTTTATACCAATCTTGATGTATTAAATGTACAATATGCTGCACAGCATAATCCGCTTACAGTGATGGAACATCCGCATCAAACTAAAATTGCACTTTTCGAAGAGCTTCAAAGCTGGTTGAACCATGAATTAACTGCTGAAACATGGTTAGAAGCATACCAAGCCATGTTGCATAATGAACGATTGAGCAGAGGATTACAATATTTAACTTCTGCCTTAACGTTTGATAATAAAACAATTCAATTAAACCAATCACTATCTAAAGCATTGTATGGGGATAAAATTAACGCAAGTGTGTCCCGATTTGAAGGTTATCAACAATGTCCGTTCAAACATTATACTTCACATGGTTTACGTTTGAATGAACGTACGAAATATAAATTAGAAAACTTTGATTTAGGCGATATCTTCCACTCTGTATTAAAATACATTGCAGATAAGATTCATGGTGATTTCCGTAATTTAACTGATGCTTCTATCCGTAAACTTACACAAGAAGCATTGGAAAATATTTTACCAGAGGTTCAATACAACTTATTGAACTCATCCGCTTATTATCGTTATATGTCTGTACGTATCGGTGCAATCGTGCAATCAACTTTAACAGCATTGAAATATCAAGGCACTTTTTCTAAATTCAGACCGCAAGCGTTTGAAAAATCATTTAGAAAAAATCCTAAATCTAACGAGCAGCTTGCAGCAGAATCTCTATATACTTCACAAGGTATCTCGATTAATATTCGTGGTCAAATTGATCGTATTGATACGTTTAATAGTAAGGACCGCAGTTTTGTAAATATTATCGATTATAAATCATCGGGATATAGCGGTACTTTAGACTTAACGAAGGTTTATTACGGATTACAAATGCAGATGATGACTTATATGGATGTCGTACTGCAAAATAAAGAACGGTTGAATTTAGCAGAAACAACTGAACCAGGAGGCTTATTATATTTCCATGTACACGAACCCCGGGTGAATTTTGCGAATTGGGCAGAAATGGATGAGGATAAGCGTCAAGAAGAGTTATTGAAGTCATTTAAATTAAATGGCTTAATTAACAGTGACCCTGAAGTGTTAGATGCTGAAGATACAAGGTTGGAACCTAAATTCAAATCGGATATTGTACCTATAGATGTCGGTGCAAAAGGTAACTTGAATAAAAGCAGTAAAGTCGCTGATTCTCAAACAATCTATAAGTTTATCGAACATAATAAGAACAACTTTATTCAAATTGCTTCAGATATTATGGACGGCCATACACAAGTAGCACCTATGAAATATAAACAAAAGCTGCCATGTGAATATTGTAATTATCGTTCTGTTTGTCATGTTGACGGTATGATTGATAGTAAAAAATACAGAACAGTAGATGAAAGTATTAACCCAATTGATTTATTAAATCAAGAAAGTGATGAGGATGATGAAGAATGA
- the lepB gene encoding signal peptidase I, with product MKKEIKEWIIAIAIALVLVLVITNFIAKSYTVRGDSMYPTLKDGEKVIVNMIGFKTGGLEKGNVIVFHATKNSDYVKRVIGMPGDSIEYKHDQLYVNGKKVKEPYLDYNEKHKSYDEITGSFKVKNLPNANGSNTIPKNKLLVLGDNREVSKDSRSFGLIDEDQVVGKVSLRYWPFTSFKVNFNPDTKY from the coding sequence GTGAAGAAAGAAATTAAAGAGTGGATAATAGCCATAGCAATAGCTTTGGTATTAGTTCTAGTCATAACAAATTTCATTGCGAAATCATATACGGTTCGTGGTGATTCAATGTATCCAACGCTAAAAGACGGAGAAAAAGTTATCGTTAATATGATTGGATTTAAAACTGGCGGTTTAGAAAAAGGTAATGTGATTGTATTCCACGCTACTAAAAACAGCGACTACGTTAAACGTGTTATCGGTATGCCTGGTGACAGTATTGAATATAAACATGATCAATTGTATGTTAATGGTAAAAAAGTGAAAGAACCTTATTTAGATTATAATGAAAAACATAAAAGCTATGATGAAATTACAGGTAGCTTTAAAGTGAAAAATTTACCTAATGCAAATGGTTCAAACACAATTCCTAAAAACAAACTTCTTGTATTAGGAGATAACCGTGAAGTCAGTAAAGACAGCCGTTCATTCGGTTTAATTGATGAAGATCAAGTTGTTGGTAAAGTAAGCTTGCGTTATTGGCCGTTTACATCTTTCAAAGTAAACTTTAATCCGGATACAAAATATTAA
- the lepB gene encoding signal peptidase I, with protein sequence MRKIINYLLSLIIAIIIVMLIQAFLIIGAVVPNNEMSPTLKQGDRILVSKIQNTFNSVHNGDVVMYKYKGKTYFGRVIGLPGQSVEFKNGQLYRDDRVVKEDYPVKAQIKNLALRNIKHSEGDIVAPKQYMILNDNRANQSDTRIFGTIHQKDIIGNVVLRYYPWNKFGISFNE encoded by the coding sequence GTGCGGAAAATTATAAATTATTTGCTTTCCTTGATAATAGCGATTATCATTGTAATGTTGATTCAAGCTTTTCTTATTATAGGAGCAGTTGTTCCGAATAATGAGATGTCGCCAACGTTGAAGCAAGGTGATCGTATTTTAGTAAGTAAAATACAAAACACCTTCAACAGTGTACATAATGGCGATGTTGTCATGTATAAGTATAAAGGAAAGACTTATTTTGGAAGAGTCATCGGATTACCTGGACAATCTGTTGAATTTAAAAATGGTCAGCTTTATCGAGATGATCGTGTTGTTAAAGAAGATTATCCTGTGAAAGCACAAATAAAAAACTTAGCATTACGAAATATCAAACATTCTGAAGGAGATATTGTTGCACCTAAACAATATATGATTTTAAATGATAATCGAGCGAATCAGTCCGATACTCGAATTTTTGGTACGATTCATCAAAAAGATATTATAGGTAATGTTGTATTACGATATTATCCTTGGAACAAATTTGGAATTTCATTCAACGAATAA
- a CDS encoding TVP38/TMEM64 family protein, with product MSAHQVESWMHSMGDFGYVLGFLLPFIESFIPVLPLFVFVFVNVDTFGLFLGIIVSWLGTFLGSFVVFLIVRAFANTNVMDKVKNRKDVRKFLNFVNKQGVTPIFIMLCFPFTPSALMNVVAGLSKMKVRTFFLVLAVSNLIAMALTGVLGRDMHSILSSPIRVIIMVLILAGLWYLSRRLEKRFMK from the coding sequence ATGTCAGCACATCAAGTAGAGAGCTGGATGCATTCAATGGGAGATTTTGGATATGTGTTAGGTTTCTTGCTTCCATTTATTGAATCATTTATACCAGTTCTTCCATTATTTGTATTTGTATTTGTGAATGTTGATACATTTGGATTGTTTTTAGGGATTATTGTTTCTTGGTTAGGAACATTTTTAGGTAGTTTTGTTGTATTTTTAATCGTACGAGCGTTTGCCAATACTAATGTCATGGATAAAGTTAAGAATAGAAAAGACGTGCGTAAATTTTTAAACTTTGTTAATAAGCAAGGCGTTACGCCTATCTTTATAATGCTTTGTTTTCCATTTACTCCGAGTGCTTTAATGAATGTAGTTGCAGGTTTATCTAAAATGAAAGTACGCACCTTCTTTTTAGTGCTTGCTGTTTCAAACTTAATTGCTATGGCATTGACTGGTGTATTGGGCAGAGATATGCATAGTATTTTATCAAGCCCGATTCGAGTGATTATTATGGTACTTATCCTTGCAGGATTATGGTATTTAAGTCGCCGATTAGAAAAACGCTTTATGAAATAA